In Molothrus aeneus isolate 106 chromosome 3, BPBGC_Maene_1.0, whole genome shotgun sequence, a single genomic region encodes these proteins:
- the TOGARAM2 gene encoding TOG array regulator of axonemal microtubules protein 2, with product MAGASPGAAAPTADPLLTVIPQMATGAKRQEEPLRGRGQKDRAFSDPQQSLQEALSMLGSDDWELKKKGLFNIPRLAESHPEVLLGRLREICLAATSEVTNLRSKVSCSAIVTLGELFAILKKDMDSEADGVAAVLLPMVWNSPEFIQKAACQSLGMMVENVTPARAMTVLMDRGVKSRYVQVRKCAAELLLSLMEKMGVTKLAGTPRAERLAHVAGTLAQDCHKDTRHYGQEMVKMLLNNQKFKKLLEQSLSPHDLEDILTRIKKKGMGNQKGECPSLKEPVEKRNDSPKKPQATLPSIKRVKSAPGGRLLHRPKAQATLPATVEGRESLQKLYHLLEAKGFQTRMEGVALLLDLCKSSPQLISSNIVQIFDHFVLRINDTHKKVKQQALEVLAEMLGLLEDALNPVMIRLVEGITKNLNSKDPGVHAAAVNALDQSVVHLDEVSLMKELSHQWSQLSGEALLEVTECITVLVEWVHARSPEVVQRYALPVLWCCLENKALPVRSANVCAVVTKLACALCEVMGTQLIKCAESKPPHVQENLSSLLGW from the exons ATGGCGGGTGCCTCGCCCGGGGCTGCAGCGCCCACGGCCGACCCTCTCCTTACAGTGATCCCGCAGATGGCCACTGGTGCCAAGCGCCAAGAGGAGCCGCTCCGTGGGCGTGGGCAGAAGGACAGAGCATTTTCAGACCCACAGCAGTCCTTGCAGGAGGCACTCTCCATGCTGGGCAGCGATGACTG GGAACTGAAGAAGAAGGGACTCTTCAACATCCCACGCCTGGCTGAGTCCCATCCAGAAGTCCTGCTCGGTCGACTTCGTGAGATTTGCTTGGCAGCTACCAGCGAG GTGACCAACCTCCGGTCCAAGGTGTCCTGCTCAGCAATCGTCACTCTGGGAGAGCTCTTTGCCATCTTGAAGAAGGACATGGACTCCGAGGCGGATGGGGTTGCTGCGGTCCTTCTCCCCATGGTGTGGAACTCCCCAGAGTTTATTCAGAAGGCAGCCTGTCAGAGCCTGGGGATGATGGTCGAGAACGTGACTCCTGCCCGAGCAATGACTGTTCTCATGGACAGGGGAGTCAA gagCCGCTACGTCCAGGTGCGGAAGTGTGCGGCcgagctgctcctgtccttgATGGAGAAAATGGGAGTCACCAAGCTCGCAggcacccccagggctgagaggctgGCACATGTGGCAGGGACACTGGCTCAGGACTGTCACAAGGACACAAG gCATTATGGACAGGAGATGGTGAAGATGTTGCTGAAtaatcaaaaatttaaaaagcttttggaGCAATCCCTTTCCCCGCATGACCTGGAAGATATTCTGACCAGAATTAAGAAGAAG GGGATGGGAAACCAGAAGGGTGAATGCCCCTCTCTCAAGGAGCCAGTGGAGAAGAGGAACGACAGCCCGAAGAAGCCCCAGGCCACATTGCCCTCTATCAAACG ggtgAAGTCTGCCCCTGGTGGACGCCTCCTCCACCGTCCAAAAGCCCAGGCCACATTACCTGCAACTGTGGAAGGAAGGGAGTCACTCCAGAAGCTTTACCATCTCCTGGAAGCCAAGGGGTTTCAGACACGCATGGAAGGAGTGGCACTCCTCCTAGATCTGTGCAAAAGCAGCCCCCAGCTGATCTCCAGTAACATTGTCCAA ATTTTTGATCATTTTGTCCTGAGAATAAATGACACCCATAAGAAAGTGAAGCAGCAGGCgctggaggtgctggcagaAATGCTTGGACTCCTGGAAGATGCCCTGAACCCGGTGATGATCCGTTTGGTGGAGGGAATAACAAAGAACCTCAACTCAAAGGATCCCGGGGTTCATGCCGCAGCTGTGAACGCACTGGACCAATCTGTTGTTCATTTAG ATGAAGTGTCACTGATGAAAGAGCTCAGCCACCAATGGAGCCAACTGAGTGGCGAAGCTCTGCTGGAAGTCACGGAGTGTATCACAG TGCTGGTGGAATGGGTCCATGCCAGGAGCCCTGAAGTGGTGCAGCGCTACGCCCTGCCCGtgctctggtgctgcctggagaacaAGGCGCTGCCTGTGCGAAGTGCCAACGTCTGCGCTGTGGTCACCAAGCTTGCCTGTGCCCTCTGCGAGGTGATGGGCACCCAGCTGATTAAGTGTGCTGAGAGCAAGCCTCCACACGTGCAGGAAAACCTCTCCAGCCTCTTGGGCTGGTGA